In the genome of Myroides phaeus, one region contains:
- a CDS encoding ABC-F family ATP-binding cassette domain-containing protein, protein MITVNDISVQFGGTTLFSGVNFSINENDKIALMGKNGAGKSTLLKIVAGKNKPSSGAISAPKDAVIAYLPQHLLTQDDCTVREEASKAFSDVFSMKDEIDKLNEELTVRTDYESDSYMKLIERVSELSEKFYSVEEVNYDAEVEKILKGLGFSREDMDRPTSEFSGGWRMRIELAKILLLKPDLILLDEPTNHMDIESIQWLESFLINSAKAVMVISHDRAFVDNITNRTIEVTMGKIYDYKAKYSDYLILRQDRRAHQLKAYEEQQKMIAENTEFIERFKGTYSKTLQVQSRVKMLEKLEIIQVDEVDNSALRLKFPPAARSGQYPVVVNELCKSYGNHVVFKNANVVVERGQKVAFVGKNGEGKSTMIKAIMGEIDYEGSLELGHNVQVGYFAQNQASLLDESLTIFETVDRIAEGDIRTQIKNILGAFMFSGDDIHKKVKVLSGGEKTRLAMVKLLLEPYNVLILDEPTNHLDMKTKDIIKDALNEFEGTVILVSHDRDFLNGLAEKVFEFGNKRVMEHFEDIKGFLELKKMESLREIEK, encoded by the coding sequence ATGATAACAGTTAATGATATTTCAGTTCAGTTTGGTGGTACTACTTTATTTAGTGGGGTTAACTTTTCAATCAATGAGAATGATAAGATTGCTCTTATGGGAAAAAATGGAGCAGGTAAATCTACTTTATTAAAAATTGTAGCAGGAAAAAACAAACCTTCTTCTGGAGCTATTTCAGCACCTAAAGATGCAGTGATTGCTTACTTGCCGCAGCATTTATTAACGCAAGATGACTGTACCGTTAGAGAGGAAGCATCTAAAGCTTTTTCTGATGTTTTTTCAATGAAAGATGAAATAGATAAACTTAATGAAGAATTAACTGTACGTACAGACTATGAGAGTGATAGTTATATGAAGTTAATTGAGCGTGTATCTGAATTAAGTGAGAAATTTTATTCTGTTGAAGAAGTTAATTATGATGCAGAAGTAGAGAAAATTTTAAAAGGACTTGGTTTTAGTCGCGAAGATATGGATAGACCAACTTCTGAATTCAGTGGAGGATGGAGAATGCGTATTGAGTTAGCTAAGATTCTTTTGTTGAAACCAGATTTAATCTTACTTGATGAGCCTACGAACCATATGGATATCGAGAGTATCCAATGGTTAGAGTCGTTTTTGATTAATTCAGCTAAGGCTGTTATGGTAATTTCCCATGACCGTGCTTTTGTAGATAATATCACAAACCGTACGATTGAAGTAACAATGGGGAAAATCTATGACTATAAAGCGAAGTACTCAGATTATTTGATATTGCGTCAAGATCGTAGAGCACACCAATTGAAAGCATATGAAGAGCAACAAAAAATGATTGCTGAAAACACTGAGTTTATCGAGCGTTTTAAAGGGACTTATTCTAAAACTTTACAAGTGCAATCGCGTGTTAAGATGTTAGAGAAGTTAGAAATTATTCAGGTAGATGAAGTAGATAATTCTGCTTTGCGTTTGAAGTTTCCACCAGCAGCTCGCTCAGGTCAGTACCCTGTTGTTGTAAATGAATTATGTAAGTCTTACGGAAACCACGTAGTGTTTAAAAATGCTAATGTTGTTGTTGAAAGAGGACAAAAAGTTGCTTTTGTAGGGAAGAATGGAGAGGGTAAATCTACGATGATTAAAGCAATCATGGGAGAAATTGACTATGAAGGAAGTTTAGAGTTAGGACACAATGTTCAAGTAGGATACTTTGCACAAAATCAAGCGTCATTGTTAGATGAAAGTTTGACTATATTCGAAACGGTAGATCGTATTGCAGAAGGAGATATCAGAACACAAATCAAGAATATTTTAGGAGCATTTATGTTCTCTGGAGATGATATTCACAAAAAAGTGAAGGTGTTGTCAGGGGGAGAGAAAACTCGTTTGGCAATGGTTAAGTTGTTGTTAGAACCTTATAATGTTCTTATTCTGGATGAGCCTACGAACCACCTTGATATGAAAACAAAAGATATTATTAAGGATGCTTTAAATGAGTTTGAAGGAACAGTAATTTTGGTTTCTCACGACCGTGATTTCTTAAATGGATTAGCAGAAAAAGTGTTTGAGTTTGGAAATAAAAGAGTAATGGAACACTTTGAAGATATTAAAGGCTTCTTAGAATTGAAAAAAATGGAAAGTTTACGCGAAATAGAAAAATAG